In Funiculus sociatus GB2-C1, the following proteins share a genomic window:
- a CDS encoding recombinase family protein: protein MNIIAYLYSDPLLESTPNPNVWGWEVDRVYQDLGGRDQLQQLLKDCRAEPAEYLLIRRLEELGDSVDEVCDRISNLESLGIKLITTESVGYNQTPLQLLKEIQESQRSRRLRKGHAKRRLKASPGPGKAPYGYKRGKDRYILDRSAAPVVKDFFEQYLLYGSLRGAVRYLEKKYGKKISVSTGQRWLSNPVYRGDTAYQNGQVLSDTHVPIVTREEAAQIDRLIRRNRHLPPRTASANRSLAGLVVCGECQSPMTITRVTTRGKQGEYLYLRPTKCNKQPKCGAISYEQVLQETIERICQDLPLAVAGMNVPNMNGIKSAITSQIATKQDILAQLPNLTTNGILDSETADIRAYKLRTEISQLQGRLASLPPVNLQAIAQAVSIPQFWLDLSESERRFYFREFIRQIEITRQAEAWQLKLVFIF from the coding sequence ATGAATATTATTGCGTATTTGTACAGCGATCCATTGTTGGAATCAACACCTAATCCGAATGTGTGGGGTTGGGAGGTGGATCGGGTTTATCAAGATTTGGGAGGTCGGGATCAGCTGCAACAGTTGTTAAAAGATTGCCGAGCAGAACCTGCCGAATATCTGCTGATTCGACGGTTAGAAGAATTGGGAGACTCGGTTGATGAAGTATGCGATCGCATCTCCAATCTTGAATCTCTCGGCATCAAGCTCATCACCACTGAATCAGTAGGGTATAATCAAACACCGCTCCAATTATTAAAAGAAATTCAGGAAAGCCAGCGATCGCGCCGCCTCCGTAAAGGACACGCGAAGCGGCGACTCAAAGCTTCACCGGGGCCGGGGAAAGCTCCTTACGGCTATAAGCGAGGTAAAGACCGTTACATACTTGACCGCAGTGCAGCGCCTGTGGTGAAAGATTTTTTTGAACAATATCTACTCTACGGTTCTCTGCGCGGTGCGGTGCGGTATCTAGAAAAGAAATACGGTAAGAAAATTTCCGTATCTACCGGACAACGCTGGCTCTCTAACCCAGTTTATCGGGGTGACACAGCTTATCAAAATGGTCAGGTTCTCTCAGATACTCATGTCCCCATTGTTACCAGGGAAGAAGCCGCACAGATTGACCGACTAATACGCCGTAACCGCCATTTGCCACCTCGCACAGCCAGTGCAAATCGTTCTTTGGCGGGGTTGGTTGTGTGTGGGGAGTGCCAGTCACCGATGACGATAACTCGCGTTACAACTCGTGGCAAACAGGGAGAATATCTCTATTTGCGTCCAACCAAGTGCAACAAACAGCCTAAATGTGGTGCAATTTCCTACGAGCAAGTTTTGCAAGAGACTATTGAGAGAATTTGTCAGGATTTACCTCTTGCAGTAGCGGGGATGAATGTACCAAATATGAATGGAATTAAGAGCGCAATTACAAGTCAAATTGCTACAAAACAAGATATTTTAGCTCAATTGCCTAATTTAACTACTAATGGCATTTTGGATTCAGAAACAGCAGATATACGCGCCTACAAACTTCGCACAGAAATATCTCAACTACAAGGAAGGTTAGCGAGTTTGCCGCCAGTAAATTTGCAAGCGATCGCGCAAGCAGTTTCCATCCCCCAATTCTGGCTAGACTTATCAGAATCAGAGCGAAGATTTTACTTTCGAGAATTCATTCGTCAGATTGAAATTACCCGACAGGCGGAAGCGTGGCAGCTAAAGCTGGTTTTTATCTTTTAG